TAAGCAAACAAAAGCAAATGACTTATCAAAATTTAAAAAAATAACTCTATCATCAGATGAGCTTGCTGATTTAGAAGCTATCGCTACAGGTGTTTACAGTCCATTAGTAGGTTTTTTGAATGAAGAGGACTATAAAAGTGTACTTCATTCAATGCGCTTATCTAGTGGATTAGTTTGGTCGATTCCTATCACTCTTTCGATTCCAAATGAACAAGTAGAACAGTTGCAGAGAGGGGAAACAGTCACACTCGTCTATGATGAGGTGATATACGGGTATATCATGATTGAAAGTATCTATGAAGTTGATTTGGAAGAAGAAGCGGAATTCATATATGGGACAACTAATAAGGATCACCCTGGTGTTGCTAAAATAATGATTCGTTCACCCTATTATGTCGGCGGAGAAGTCATGCTGATCCGTAAGAAATATAGTGAATTTCCGGACTATGTATACACACCAGGAGAAACAAGGGAACTTTTTGAACAAAAAGGATGGAAAACAATCGTAGGATTCCAAACGCGAAATCCAATTCATAGAGCTCATGAGTATATTCAAAAGGTTGCATTGGAACAGGTTGACGGTTTATTTCTACATCCGCTAGTAGGTGAAACAAAATCTGATGATATCCCAGCTGATATAAGGATGAAATGCTATGAAGTATTGTTGAAAAATTATTATCCTGCAGAACGCGTCCATCTTGGGGTCTTCAATAGTTCTATGAGGTATGCGGGTCCACGAGAAGCTGTCTTTCATGCACTTGTCAGAAAGAACTTTGGCTGTACTCATTTTATTGTAGGAAGGGACCATGCTGGAGTAGGAGATTATTATGGCACCTACGATGCTCAGCGTATTTTTGACTCTTTCACATTAATCGAACTTGGCATTACACCAATGCGGATGGAGCATAGCTTTTATTGTAAGAAATGTATGCAAATGGCGTCTTCGAAGACCTGTCCACATGATATAAAAGACCATATCCATCTATCTGGAACGAAAGTGCGAAACATGTTGAAAGAAGGAAAAGTACCACCGAGGGAATTCAGTCGTCCAGAAGTGATCGGTATACTGGTGGAATTATATAACAAGCCAAAGGAATGACATAATAGCAAATGATGGAAATTTGGATTACCTATACGGTAATAGGCTTCATGTTTTTGTTCTTAATCGCTAATTGGTATAGTGCTGAGGTTGTTATACTCAGTGCGGTTATTATATTGATATGGAGTGGAATTCTGACCATTCCTGAGGCATTTAATGGATTCATCAATGAAGGAGTTCTTACAATTGCCTCGTTATTTGTAATCATGAATACACTTCAAAAACACCCTGCATTTATAAAAATCACGAAGATTATTTTTGGAAATAAACAGACACTGAAGAGTGGTTTAGTACGTATGATGGCTGTAACTGGCGCGTTTTCTAGTTTAATGAACAACACACCTCTCGTCATACTTTTGACCCCAATCGTCAAAAAATGGTCTGACAAGTATAACATTTATCCTTCTAAACTATTGATCCCTCTTTCTTATGCCGCCATCATCGGAGGTATGTGTACGCTCTTAGGTACTTCTACCAATCTAGTCGTCCATACATTATTACAAAAAGAGGGTTATGATGGTTTCTCATTATTTGAGCTTAGCTTTATAGGTATTCCGTTTTTTGTAATTGCTTTGATTTATATGATCACGTTCGGACATAAGTTATTACCTGAGCGTGTCTCCATCCATATGGATGATCTACAAAGCACTCAATTTAATGTGCAAGCCATTGTGAATGATTCTTTTCCTTGGATCGGAAAATCAATTGAACAAGCCGGACTAAGGCACCTTAAACAAAGTTATGTTATGGCAATTCTAAGGCAAGGTGAGTTTATTTTCCCAGTAACTCCGGACCAGAAAATATGTTTGAACGACCATCTTCTACTAGTAGGTGATCAATTATCTGCAGATGAATTGAAGCGTTTTGAAGGGCTATCCATTCAAGCGTCTAATTTTGAAATTGGAGGGCAAGGATCCGAATTCAAATTATTAGAAGCCACAATTCCACTGCACTCTGCATTTATTTCATTAAGTATTAAAGAAATCGGATTTCGTGCGAAGTATGGAGGCGTAGTTGTAGCTGTTTATAGAAATGGTCTGCGAATGAATGGTAAAGTTGGATCTATCCGCTTAAAAGCCGGAGATATGCTTTATATTCTTACGACAAAAGATACTGTTCAATACGAACGTCTGGAAAGAAATTTATTATTATTATCTACTTATACGCCAGAGAAAGAAGTGAAAATGAGAGATTGGATACCAGTGATTTTGTTTGGTTTAATGATCTCCGTAGTTACATTTGGCCTTGTGCAAGTGGCCCAGGCTGCGATAACAACTGCATTACTGTTGTTGATATTGAGGAGTACTACATTTAATGATGCCAAAGATTCAATTAAATGGGATGTCCTATTTATTATAGGAGGAGCCTTTGGAATAGCTGAGGCGATGATTAAAACTGGAGCAGCTCAATATTTATCTAATGTTCTTTTGCGATCTCTAGATCAATTGACGCCTTTTTTCTTACTGTTACTTATTTACGTCATAACAAATCTTCTCACCGAATTGATTACAAATAACGCAGCAGCCGTCATCATGTTCCCGATTGCCATGTCTTTTGTTCAAGAATTGTCGTTAAACCCAGAGCCATACGCTGTTGCCATTGCCATAGCTGCTTCAGCTAGCTTTTCGACCCCTATTGGATATCAGACTAATTTACTTGTATATAGCACAGGTCAATATCGATTCAATGATTTTATTAAAGTAGGCATACCATTAAATATACTTGGACTAATCATATCTATCATGATCATTCCATTCGTATGGCCATTAAATTAGGGAGGTGGTCTTATGACTTCAAATTTATTCTGGCATCACCAAGATGTTTCTAAGAAAGCCAGACAACTGTTAAATGGACATAAAAGTTTCGTTATTTGGTTTACAGGATTATCAGGATCGGGGAAATCCACGATAGCAAACAAACTGGATCGGTCCTTATACCGAAACGCGATTTCAACTTATTTATTGGATGGAGATAATTTAAGAATGGGACTGAACAGTGATCTAAGTTTTAAGCCTGAGGATCGTGCAGAAAACATCCGAAGGGTAGGAGAGGTTGCTCGCCTATTTGTAGATGCAGGTATTGTAGTATTAGCAACATTCGTATCCCCATATCGTGAAGATCGTGAATTTGTCAGAAGCCTATTTAACAAGGATGAATTTATTGAAGTGTATGTAAAATGTAATATGGACACATTAAAAGCCAGAGACCCTAAAGGGTTGTACAAAAAAGCATTGAACGGTGAAATCGAAAACTTCACAGGTATTTCGGATCCATATGAAGTACCTGAAGATCCTGAAATCATTGTGGATACAAACATGATGTCTGCTAGCGTATGTGTGAAACAAATTCAAAACTATCTTTATAATAATGGCTATTTACCAAAAAAAAGTAGTTAAACTAAAATAAGGCTGAATTAATCAGCCTTTAATAAGGTAGACAACCTATTTAATCACTATTCACTTCAAGGAATAATGCATCAATCTTGCGACAATCAACAATGACTACATTACGCTCATCCTCATCTCCATCATCTTCTTGGATGAACTTGACACAGCATGTTTTATCATCAAAGCATACGAAGATTAAATCCTCAATTTCTTCTCCGTTCACGATGATTTTTTCTACTTCTTCTCCGACACTTAACCCTTTAAGTTCATTACATATACATGTATCACATGCATTGTCTGTTTTTTTCCAATCTTTATCAAATAAACTCATTCGGCATCCTCCTTTCAATACATAGAACTCTATAAAGCTTATTTTAAGATACTATATTATATTGAAGGTGCCGAAAAAGGAGTGGTTGAGTACCTAAATTTACTATAAATGGTTGTTCGCCTTGTCCTTATGAGAGGATAACCTTTAATACAGAAAAACCAACATACCATATTGAGGTGTTGGTTTTCATCGACAATCATTGATTAGGCTTCCATGTCACTTTTCCACATGACTTGCAACCAGATTGAGGTTTTCTTTCAAATAAATCTATTTTCTTCTTATTATTCCTCTTTCTTTTTACCTGTTTATATAAATCGATTACATCTTGTTTTCTCATGTCCTATCACCTCTAAATAAGATATTGTATGTTATTCGTACAAGGTAATAGAGGTGTGCTATTTCCTGAAAAATGGATTAATGACTTTAGTTTCTGCATTTTTATTTTGTTTCTTAAAAGGATTAATCTTTGAAGTCTCCGAATTTGTATTATTCTTAAAGGGATTAATGGGTTCTCCTTGTTTCTGTTCTTCAGGAGGAATGAGGAATTTAGGCTTTTCAGGCCAAGAAGGCTGTAACTGGTAAGAGGACAATGCAGGATTGATTGGTGCAAGCACTTTCCTGAGCAGGTTTTCATAGGTTGAAGTAGTGATTGATAGTGGGTGATTAGCAGATTCTGATTGGCACGTTTGAAGAATTAAATAGGTTAACCATTCTGCAATTTCTTCACATTGATTTGGATTCCAATAAACTTTCGTATCCCTATTGGTGATAATTGGGTTAAATCCTTTATAAACCCAATCCAGTGTGGATTTAAATGGTCCCTTTTGCTTCCTATATTCATAAACATCTTGGTCTGATTCCACTGATAAATACGACACAGAATCAGGTTCTCTAAACGATGAAAGCACTAAATGTTCTTCATTTTTGTGCGTTGTCGATAATGACACATCTGTATGTTTCAATAATTGATTCAAACGATTGAATTCTTTTTTATTCAAACCAATAATTCGGATCGTGTAATTTGATAAACCACCAACGAGATCTTGTTCGGATTCATTCCATATAAGTCCCCAGAAAACTGCAATCTGTTTTAATGCTTCAAGTTCGTCTATAGGTAGCATACATAACTCTCTTCTATTATATGAAACTCGATGCATAGCTTTTCCTCCCTCAAAAATAGGCATTAATCTTTGTGTCATTAGCCGTCGTATTCCCATAGTATGTATTGAATCTTCAGTTCATGATGAAGAAAGGAAGGGAAACTATGAGTCATAAAAAACACAATATACCTAAAGCTACCAATAGCTTACAGGATGAGTGTATTCGCGTACAAAAAGTGTACGACTGGGTAACCGATGCACTTACCGTTCGTAAGACGGTCCTTTTTACCCGCGAGCAGATAAAAGACATTGAAGAAGCGATGGAAGACCCTGGTCGTCGCCCTTTACGTCTTATCTGTGAGCCGCCTGAAACACCACCAATTTTCCCTCTAAACAACAGACGCAGTCATGATCACGATCATGATGATGATAATTTAGAATTCATCTGCGAGCAAGTTGGAGAAAAGCGTGATGTTACAATATCAACAAATGGCGGTTTCGTTGATGCACAGCTAGTAGAACTTTTAATCAGCACGGATTTGAGAATAGTTGTTGTAGATCGCCACGGTTGTATTGTAACTAAATCTAATATCAACGCTTCGGTTTTTGAGTCATTTGTACTTTGCTATCCAGATGGAACAGATCTTTTCTGTAAAGTATCTAAGATCTTCTGTAAAATTCCATCAGGAACAGTGTTATTGAACTCACCAGCACCAGAAAGCTTCGATATTGAAATTACATTCTGTCTCGACATTCAAGTAGAAGCGGAAGTGAAGCTAGAAGTACTTGCTAAATTCTGCTCTCCACGAGATAACGATTTGATTGCACCTGAGTCAGTTGATCAGTGTCCAAAAGTATCGTTCCCTCCACAATGTCCAGATATTTTCCCACGACCTAACTGTGACTGCTCTGCTGAAGGGGAAGCAAGTGGTAATACAGGAGAGGACTCATCTGCTACTGGTCGATTAGCTGTACTCGTAAACATTTGTCCTGACTGTAGTTTAGTCGACAGTGAGTTGAGAGGTAGTTTCAGAGATACAGACACGAGTGATGGTACTGAAAGCTTTAACTTTACTGCTACAACATTTGATCAAGATACACTTTGTTGTGAGGAAACACGAGGTGGCTTGAAACTGATCATCAGTGGTGAAGGTAAGGTAGACGGTAGAACAGTTGATTACAACTTTGCAGTAGTTGATGATAACTCAGGTACACAATTCCAGCTTCAATTGATCGATCGTAGGGGTAGAACGATCTTTGATTCAGGAGTCGTAGATTCTGACGAGGGCGAAGTTAAAGTAGAAGATTGTGTCACTTTCGCTGACATTAAAGTGAAAAGACCTTAATAGTAAATAAGAAAAAAGTGATCCGAGTAACTTTTCGGATCGCTTTTTTTTTGAGTTTTTTGAATCGTTACAGCTCAAACCTTAACTAAACAATTAAAAAGCTGACATAGAGAGTCCTAATGTCAGCTGCATTATACTTACAATCTCAGATTAGTTACGGCCAATTGCAACATATTGTAATCCGTGTACTTCAAGTTCAGATTTTCTCAAGCAATTTCGTGCATCTAGTACATGTTTTCCTTTCATTAATTTACTAATCAAAAGCCAATCCACATTAAGAAATTTATTCCATTCGGTAGCTACTACGATCATTTCAGCATCAATAACTGAATTGTATATATCTGTACATTGGTAAGTGCCTTTGATTGTATGATTGGCTATAGGGTCATAAGTGGTTAAGATAGCTCCTTGATCTTGTAAACTTTCGATTAGTCTTAAAGAAGGGGAATCACGACAATCATCAGTATTCGGTTTAAATGAAAGTCCCCATATTGTTATTTTCTTCTTATCAATACATCCTAACGTTTCTACAATTTTATGAACATAGTTGCCTATTTGGTTACGGTTAATTTGTTCAACTGCCTCGAGAAGAGTTGGCTGTATCCCTTTAGTTTGAGCTGCAAAAGAAAGCGACTGGATGTCCTTTGGTAAACAATACCCGCCATATCCTAATCCTGCCTTTAAGAAGTGGGGACCTATTCTAGGATCAGTGCCAAGTGCTTCTGAAACAGTTGTTATATCACCATTGTATACCTCGCAAATGATTTGCATTTGATTAATGAAAGATACTTTCGTAGCGAGAAAGGCGTTCGATGCATATTTAATAATCTCTGCATTAATTGGACTCGTAAATATATAGTTGGATGAAATATCTTTATATAACTCGAGAATCACTTCCAAGTCACTCTCATTTCTTCCACCCACGACCACTTTATCAGGATGTTGTAAATCAGATAATGCTGAACCTTCTCTTAGAAACTCTGGATTCGAAATAACTGTGCAGTTATGAGTAGGTACCCCTGATTGAATTAATTTTTGCATAATATAATCATTCGTTCCTGGGGGAACGGTACTCTTGATAATGATCGTTTTTGGTTCATTAATAGCGCACTGGAGGTGATCTATTACACTATTGATGTAGGATAAATCTGTTTCCCCTTTATCGTGGGAAGGGGTACCAACAGCGACAAAAATAATGGCATTTTTTTGTATACTTGCAATCACTTCATTTGAGAAATGCAAAGACTTATTCTCTAACTGCTCTTGAATGAGTTCTTCTAACCCTTCTTCAACAATTGGGCATTTACCTGAAAGTAAAAGCTTAATCTTTTCATCGTCTGTATCGACACAGGTGACTTGATGGCCCCATTTGGATAGCATTGCACCTGTTGTTAAGCCAACATAACCACATCCGATGACACAAATATTCATTGAAATCACCTCCAACCTATTAAAGTTCAAATCCATATATCCTATTTTAATTGACTCAAATCGGTGAGGGTTAAAGATATAAAAGTATATGTCCGAGCCTCATTTTCACAGTGACCTACACTACAACATCAACTTGTGAATAAGCTATTGTATGAAACTTAAGGGGGCATTAAAAGTTGATCAAAAAAGCAATTATACCTGCTGCGGGTTATGGTACAAGAAGTTTACCCATTACTAAGGTACTTCCTAAAGAGATGTTCCCAATTAATGGTAGACCGGCCATTCATTATATCGTCGAAGAGGCAGTACAAGCTGGTGTAGAAGAAATCTTGATTGTTGTTTCAAGTAATAAGAATATGATTGTGGACTATTTCGATACTTCTCTTGAACTCGAAGCATTCCTTAAACTAACGAATAAATCGAATTTACTCGATAAATTAAGAACACCAGATGTCCATATTCAATATACAAGACAACCGTATGCACGAGGGTTAGGTGATGCGGTCCGCCTTGGAAAGTCATTTGTTGGTAATGACCCGTTCATGGTGTTACTCCCAGATGATATCATTCTCAACAAGAATGGTTCTGTTACAAAACAAATAATGAACGTATTTAACGAATTACATTCTCCCGTTATCGCTCTTAGGCATGTCAGAGACGAATGCCTTAATCAATATGGAGTTGTTGAACCGACGTATCATTCTAGACACATACATGAAATTCGATCTATTGTTGAGAAGCCGCAAACAAATCCGCCTTCTAATTTAGCTGTTATAGGAAGATATGCGTTTACTTCCAATATTTTTGAATATCTCACAAGGCAAGAAGAGAGTGTGAATAGTGAAGTGCAGTTGACAGATGCAATTCAAACGATGTTAACGAACGAAAAGTGTTACGGATTCGAGGTTGAAGGAGACCGGTACGATATTGGAATTGAGAAAGACTATATACAATTATTACAGAGATTGAATGAGGAGAAAGATGAACAAGGGAGTTGACATCTAAATGTTCAACTCCTTTTGAAAAATCAAGTTCTTGTAAACCCATTTGAGTGATATACATATGATAAGGATATATGCCCGGTTAGGAGGGGACTTTATGAATCCGCAAAAAGAATTAAGTTATGACCGGCTTGCATCACGCACGAAATATTATCAGGAGAAATCTCTACAACTTGAGAAGAAATTGTTGTTCGCTGAAGAAAAAATGGAGCAATTGGAGATAGAATTAAAGGATGCAAGAGAGAATGATGAATTAAACGAGAAAATACAACAACAAGAAGAAGAGCTAGAGGCTTATCATCAAGAGGTTCATCGATTAAAGGAGCAATTGTCTCAATCTAACCTAACAGCTATGACGAAGAAAATATTAAGTTTCGAAGAATTATTAGAAACGGTAGAGAAAGAAATCAATGAAAAAGAAACATTAATTGAAAGTTATAAAAGTAAAATAAAAAGCTTGGAAAAGCGGATCAAAGTGAAAAACAATTCACCAGAAGAATTAGGGAGTAAGCTAGTCGATAAAGAGAATTTGCAATTAACTGCATATTTTAACCACAGTTTAATCTGTAAAAGCGAAAGTTCTTATGTCATCCATGGAAGTTTTCACATGACAAATAATGGAACTGAAGAGTTAGATCAACCACTCGTTTGCTTCCGTTTTCAGCCAATTGATTATACGAATTTAAAAGGGAAGATTAGTTCGTTAGAACAATCAACGATATCCGAAGAGAAACAAGAAGCTGACCAATGGGTCTACATCGAGAATGAGTGGGCGAAGGAAGCAAGGGAAAGAGGAGAAATTTGGGTTGCTCCCATGCATGACCTTACAATCCAACCCAATCAAACTATTTCAATATCTGATTTCCAAATACCAATTAAAAAGCAATTTGAAGATAGTATCATAATAGAAGCATTTGTCTATTTCCAAAATAAGGAATACAGAGCAAGGGCAATGAATCAAATCGCATTAAATTTTTAATACCCATAAATCATAACTTTTTACGAATATTATTAGACAATAACGGGTATAGGAAAAAGAGTGTAACAAGGGTGAAAATTTAAGAGTAGGTGATTCCATGGGTTATGTGCCGCCATATCTAGCTGATCAGAAAAGAATTTACGCAAGCAGAACGCAAGAGACATATTCTCCCTACAAGCTTCAATTACATCCAGTTGAAAGAATCCATTTTGAAAATGCAACTGAAAAGAACATGGAAAATGATAGGTATAATCAAGAGTATGAAGACTCAAAAGCATTCAGAAAAATATATTCAGATTTGACAGGAAAAGGACAGAACATAAACGAAAGTATATAAGGACTGGCGAGGAATGCATCGCTAAGTCCTATTTTTTTTTGTAAAATAGATTGGTAACGAATAGGGGTTGACCGATATGGAATTGATACAGCTGAATCACACTTGTTATTACTTTAATGGTCCGGTGAATGTTGGATATGTTAACAGAGGAAATTGCGGTCTTATTATTGATACTGGAATAGACAAGCAGAATATGAAGAAGATTCTCAAGGCATTAAAAGACAAGTCATTGCCAATCACACACTTGTTTATTTCCCATGCTCATGCAGATCATTATGGCGCAGCAGATTACTTGCAAAAAACAATAGATATCTACACATTTGCTCCACAGGTCGAAGAAGCTATTCTCAAATATCCAATTTTAGAGCCTTTATATTTATCTCAAGGTAATCGTCCTTTAAATGAGATGCGTAATAAATTTTTGGAAGCTCCACCGACTCGTATTGATCAAGTGGTGAGCGATGGGCCATTATCCATTGATGGTCTAGAAGTTGAGGCAATTGCACTTCCAGGGCATAGTATTTACCAAGTCGGCTTGAAGGTGGGACACATCTTATATGCGGCAGATAGTTATTTTGGGGAAGCCCAGTTAGACAAGCACAAGATACCATTTATTATCGATGCCCAGGCTACACTTGCTTCGATAGAGAAACTATTATCTATGACCAATGTCGGCATGATCCCTGGTCACGGTGTATTCGAGGAAGATCCCACACAGACACTTATACGTAACTACGATCATCATGTGAACATTATTTCAAATATGTATGATGTATTGAGTAATCACAAAGATGGTTGTTCTTTCGAGATCATAATGAAATCCTTGTGTGAGCACTGGGAAGTAGAGATTGCATCTCTTTCAATATGGTCTCTTTACCGAACGGCAATTTACTCTTATCTTATTAAGGGTATAGAAGATGACCGCATCTCTTTTGAATTAAAGGATTTTGCCCCGTTGTTTACTTTGAATAAGTAGTAATGAGTAATTGATCTGGAGATTGCCATTCTGCATGGAGAACATCCGTTATGTGAACAATATCCTGTTCGAAAAGCTTCTTCTTCAACCATGTTTCATTTCTACCTAGTTCTTGTAGATTATCATACACAATTTCTCCATCTAAAATAAGGGAGATTGGAAGGGACACATCTACTATAGGTAAGTCAAGATCTTTTCTTGTAACTGAATCTACATCAGATTTTGGTAACACGCTTATTGTACCGTTCGTTTCTAGAATCGCGTATTCTACATCGTAAAGAGAGAAGTACCCCTTTTGTCGGATCAATCCCTGTAATTGATTAATATCTAACTTGTTTTTCTTTAAAGATGGGTATAATATTTTCCCCTTATGAATGACAATGACCGGCTGTCCTTCTAAAAAGCCTCTGACACTTTTCTTTTTTTGCGTCCAGAATTCGATTAAATAGACTAATAAGCCCCAAATAACTAACGCATAGGTGATTGAGAAAATATTTACATTTTCATCATAAATGGCATTTCCTAATAACTCTCCAAGAATTAATGAAGAAATGAAGTCAAATGGTGTGATTTGAGAAATTTGTGTCTTACCCAGTAAACGAGTTACAAGAAAAAGCATGACAAATCCCAAAATCAACTCGATTGTTAATTGTGTGAAAGGCACAATACGTTCCTCCGATTCCTTCTTAATATGAACAGTTTGTTCATGAGGAATCGGAATTAAACCTATACCTTTAAAACAAAAGCAAGAAAACGACCTTAAGAATCAGGTCGTTTTCTAAAACAATAAGGGGATGTGATCCTAAACAGACTTTTTCATGGCAACATGAGGAATTCCTGCATCCATAAATACGTCAGAATAAGTTTCATATCCCAATTTACTATAGAATTGTTCAGCTTGTGTTTGTGCGTGTAACACAAGCTGGTTAACAGAACTTTCAGATGATACGGTTTCCATCTTCTGCATTAATAATTTTCCGACGCCCGACCCACGATACTCTTTCAATATGCAAACGCGTTCCACTTTCGCATAGTCTTCAACAAACCGTAGTCTGCCAGCGCCAATCGTTTTCTCACCATCATATACGACAAAGTGAGTACAATCATTTTCATATTGATCAATCTCTTCTTCCTCAGGTACGTTCTGCTCATCAATAAACACTTTTGAACGTACTTTGAGCGCATCTTGCTTTTGAGAATCACTAGATGCCACGACAACTTCCATTATCGTACTTTCCCTAAATGAAATGTCTCATATACTGTCCATGATCCATTCTCTAGCTGGTATAATAATTGGAAGCGATCCACTGGTTCAGAATGATCGATATCCATCATCTTCATTGATTCAAGGACATCATGATGTTCTTCATCTGGTAACTTTTGAGCAATAGTAATGTGTGGAACAAACGTATATGGACGTTCGCTATATAACTCATCCTTGTGTAACTGTTCATGTAGTTTACTAAGTCTTTCTTCTTCTTTAACTTTGAAATAAATAACGTTATTAACTGGGTGAAATGATCCAACTTTATAAACGTTAATGTTAAATGGTTGGATATTATCTGAGATTTCGTGAATTTGACGCGTCATTTCTTTCAATTCGTCTTCATCTTCGACATCGAACGGATCTTTTAATGTCAAGTGAGGAGCGATTAAAGCATAATGAGGGTCATAACGTTTACGATAGGAATTTACCAAGTCTTGTAGTTTTTTTGATGGAAAAATGGCTATACCATATTTCATAATTTCCCTCCTCGAACTTCATTCTTTACATTAGTTCATTTAAGCAATTCCATTATAGCAAATTTTCTTACTATTTCATACTCGGATAAGGTTCCATTGTTTAAATTGGATAAAGGAATTTCAGGGCTTTCGGTATATCAGGCTGCCAATATGTCCACTTATGATCTCCATCAAATTCCTCATAATAATATTCACCAAATGACTTGCTAGCAAACCTTTTATTTAATTCTCTATTTGGTGTGATGAAGTCCTTCTGTTTCCCATTAGTTGTTTCCACTTCTGTCTCGCCTTTACCTGCAACATGATAAACAGATAATAAGGATGGATCCTTAACGTTCGTAACAAGGTCAAGAACTTTGTCATTGACATATGGAGATTGTAGAGCTATCTTCCCAAACGTCCTAGGATACTCAAGAGCAGTCACTAGCGATACAGTGGCACCTAGAGAGCTTCCTATGAGTCCTCGTGCACTTGCAAGCTCTAGGGTCGAATATTCATCTTCAATGAATGGTAGCAATTCATAAACGAGGAAACGAACATACTTTTCATGCTCTTCTCCAGATGGATGATACTTCCGCCTACGATCTTGAACGTCTTTATAAGGTACACCTACAATAATGTATTCTTCGACTGCACCAT
This Pseudalkalibacillus berkeleyi DNA region includes the following protein-coding sequences:
- a CDS encoding YjcG family protein, which gives rise to MKYGIAIFPSKKLQDLVNSYRKRYDPHYALIAPHLTLKDPFDVEDEDELKEMTRQIHEISDNIQPFNINVYKVGSFHPVNNVIYFKVKEEERLSKLHEQLHKDELYSERPYTFVPHITIAQKLPDEEHHDVLESMKMMDIDHSEPVDRFQLLYQLENGSWTVYETFHLGKVR
- a CDS encoding alpha/beta hydrolase, coding for MAQQGKREERNIYSEILNEEIQLHVYLPPSYTPLLRYSVLIAQDGKDYFNLGKIARSSETLFEDGAVEEYIIVGVPYKDVQDRRRKYHPSGEEHEKYVRFLVYELLPFIEDEYSTLELASARGLIGSSLGATVSLVTALEYPRTFGKIALQSPYVNDKVLDLVTNVKDPSLLSVYHVAGKGETEVETTNGKQKDFITPNRELNKRFASKSFGEYYYEEFDGDHKWTYWQPDIPKALKFLYPI
- a CDS encoding GNAT family N-acetyltransferase → MEVVVASSDSQKQDALKVRSKVFIDEQNVPEEEEIDQYENDCTHFVVYDGEKTIGAGRLRFVEDYAKVERVCILKEYRGSGVGKLLMQKMETVSSESSVNQLVLHAQTQAEQFYSKLGYETYSDVFMDAGIPHVAMKKSV
- a CDS encoding DUF421 domain-containing protein, which gives rise to MVPFTQLTIELILGFVMLFLVTRLLGKTQISQITPFDFISSLILGELLGNAIYDENVNIFSITYALVIWGLLVYLIEFWTQKKKSVRGFLEGQPVIVIHKGKILYPSLKKNKLDINQLQGLIRQKGYFSLYDVEYAILETNGTISVLPKSDVDSVTRKDLDLPIVDVSLPISLILDGEIVYDNLQELGRNETWLKKKLFEQDIVHITDVLHAEWQSPDQLLITTYSK